A stretch of Geotrypetes seraphini chromosome 2, aGeoSer1.1, whole genome shotgun sequence DNA encodes these proteins:
- the ID4 gene encoding DNA-binding protein inhibitor ID-4, whose protein sequence is MKAVSPLHPQSRRAPAAGGGCVELARRCLAGHSLCAARCKLPEDEPLCLQYDMNDCYSRLKRLVPTIPQDRRVSKVEILQHVIDYILDLQLALDTHPALLRQPPPAAAAATPRPPLTDLNTDPAASVVNKHGDSILCR, encoded by the exons ATGAAAGCCGTGAGCCCGCTGCATCCGCAGAGCCGGAGAGCCCCGGCGGCCGGGGGAGGCTGCGTGGAGCTGGCGCGACGCTGCCTGGCCGGCCACAGCCTGTGCGCTGCCCGCTGCAAGCTGCCCGAGGACGAGCCGCTCTGCCTGCAGTACGACATGAACGACTGCTACAGCCGCCTCAAGAGGCTGGTGCCCACCATCCCGCAGGACCGGCGGGTCAGCAAGGTGGAGATCTTGCAGCACGTGATCGACTACATCCTAGACCTGCAGCTGGCGCTAGACACGCACCCGGCGCTGCTCCGGCAGCCGCcccccgccgccgccgccgccaccccccgCCCCCCGCTCACCGATCTCAATACCGACCCG GCAGCTTCAGTTGTGAACAAACACGGTGATAGTATTTTGTGCCGCTGA